A stretch of the Marmota flaviventris isolate mMarFla1 chromosome 12, mMarFla1.hap1, whole genome shotgun sequence genome encodes the following:
- the LOC139707860 gene encoding protein SPT2 homolog, producing MAAVGVVLLPQDQPCPWHYKVKVSPCACPACLPQLKWTVWGGQRRIEAKGQCSHRVQGQRPVTECKVSGPVTECKVSGQSQSARSVGQSQSARSAASHRVQGQRPVTECKVSGPVTECKISGPVTECKVSGPVTECKVSGPVTECKVSGPFTECKVSGQSRSARSVGQSRSARSVGQSRSARSVGQSQSARSVGQSRSARSAASHGVQGQWASHRVQGQRPVTECKVSGPVTECKISGPVTECKVSGPVTECKVSGQSQSARSVGQSQSARSVGQSQSARSVDHSQSSRSAGQSQSARSVGQSQSARSVACLHRGCAHSGI from the exons ATGGCAGCTGTTGGAGTGGTCCTCCTCCCACAGG ACCAGCCATGTCCCTGGCACTACAAGGTCAAAGTCAGCCCCTGTGCCTGTCCAGCCTGCTTGCCACAGTTGAAGTGGACTGTGTGGGGAGGACAGAGGAGAATAGAGGCCAAGGGCCAATGCAGTCACAGAGTGCAAGGTCAGCGGCCAGTCACAGAGTGCAAGGTCAGTGGGCCAGTCACAGAGTGCAAGGTCAGCGGCCAGTCACAGAGTGCAAGGTCAGTGGGCCAGTCACAGAGTGCAAGGTCAGCGGCCAGTCACAGAGTGCAAGGTCAGCGGCCAGTCACAGAGTGCAAGGTCAGTGGGCCAGTCACGGAGTGCAAGATCAGTGGGCCAGTCACGGAGTGCAAGGTCAGTGGGCCAGTCACGGAGTGCAAGGTCAGTGGGCCAGTCACGGAGTGCAAGGTCAGTGGGCCATTTACGGAGTGCAAGGTCAGCGGCCAGTCACGGAGTGCAAGGTCAGTGGGCCAGTCACGGAGTGCAAGGTCAGTGGGCCAGTCACGGAGTGCAAGATCAGTGGGCCAGTCACAGAGTGCAAGGTCAGTGGGCCAGTCACGGAGTGCAAGGTCAGCGGCCAGTCACGGAGTGCAAGGTCAGTGGGCCAGTCACAGAGTGCAAGGTCAGCGGCCAGTCACGGAGTGCAAGGTCAGTGGGCCAGTCACGGAGTGCAAGATCAGTGGGCCAGTCACAGAGTGCAAGGTCAGTGGGCCAGTCACAGAGTGCAAGGTCAGCGGCCAGTCACAGAGTGCAAG GTCAGTGGGCCAGTCACAGAGTGCAAGGTCAGTGGGCCAGTCACAGAGTGCAAGATCAGTGGACCATTCACAGAGTTCAAGGTCAGCGGGCCAATCACAGAGTGCAAGGTCAGTGGGCCAGTCACAGAGTGCAAGGTCAGTCGCCTGCTTACACAGGGGCTGTGCCCACTCTGGGATATAA